TCGGCGCGGCGGGGTCGGGGGTGCCGGTGGATCGGATCCTGGCGGTCAGCTTCGAGAGGCGCTCGGTCGCGGCGACGATCGGCGCGTCTTCCGCCAGCGGCGTCCCCTCCAGCCGGGTCTCGTGCTTCTTCCCGCCGGGATCCACCACGGTGACGACGGCGAAGGGCTGGTCGGTGGCCCCTCCCGTACGGTCGATCGTGCCCTCCCGCCCGGCCAGGGACGCGATGAGCCCGGCCCGCAGGTCGCGCAGTTCGGTCGCGGAAAGCGGGACGACGACCAGTTCGCCGTCCCGCAGCGAGACGGCCCGCCCGTTGGCGGTGACGCCCATGCTGTCGCCGCCCTCGCACGTCATCCCGCCGCAGCTGACGAACCGGACCACGACGTCACCCGGCCGAGCCCCGGTCGGCGCGATGGTCTCGCTCGGCGCGGTCGGTGCGGTCGGTGCGGTCGGTGCGGTGGTCTCGACGGCGGCGCTGGTCCCGGTGGTCGCGGAGCAGCCGGTCAGGAGGAGAAGCACGGCGGCGAGCAGGAAGCGCATCACACCCTTGGAACGGATCGGACACTCTCGCGGTTCACGCCCCACCCCCGGCGAGGCGACCTCGCGGAGACCGGACACCTCGAAACCGGACGGTTGAACGGCCGGACAGCTGAACAGACGGACGGACAGATAGGCGAAGGGACAGACGGACGACGGCCGGGCAGGCGAGCAAACGGAGAGACAGACGGGCAGGCCGTCAAGCGGACACCGGCATCTCTCCGGGAAACCCCGCCACGACGGGACCCGCCGTACGTCACGACGACCGGTGAAGGGTCAGACCCCGGTCGTCCGGGCGGCCTCGGCGATTCTCCTGGCCCAGCGGTAGTCGGCCTTGCCCGCCGGGGAGCGGACCATCTCGTCGACGAAGGCGAAGGTCCTGGGCACCTTGTAGCCGGAGATCCTCCCCCGGCAGTGGGCGGCGAGTTCCCCGGCCGTCGGCGCCGTGCCGGGGCGCGGCTCGATCACCGCCGCCACCCGGTTACCCCACCGCTCGTCCGGGATACCGGTCACGACCGCGTCGAAGACCGCCGGGTGGCCCTTGAGCACCGCCTCGACCTCCTCGGGGAAGACCTTCTCCCCGCCGGTGTTGATGCAGGCGGAGCCCCGGCCGAAGATCGCGATGGTGCCGTCCTCCTCGACCTTGGCCATGTCACCGGTGAGCAGCCAGCGGACGCCGTCCCGGTCCGTCACGAAGGTGCGGGTCGTCTTGGCCTCGTCCTTGTAGTAGCCGGAGGCGATGCGGCCGCTCCTGGCCACGGTGCCCAGCTCGTCCGAGCCGGGCTTGACCGGTTCCAGGGCCGCGTTGAGCACGGCCAGGCCGGCGTGGGGGTTCGCCTGGTAGCGCAGCCCGGACTCGGGGGAGGAGCCGGGAACCGCCGAGGCGGTGTAGCCGGACTCGGTGGAGCCGAAGCTGTCGACGATCATCTTGCCGGGCAGCAGTTCCTCCAGGCGCTCGCGCACGGAACCGCTGAGGATCGCGCCGGTGGAGCTCAGCACGAACAGCGAGGACAGGTCGTAGGCGCCGGTGGCGATCTCGTCGGCCAGCGGGCGGGCCATCGCGTCCCCGGTGATGTTGAGCGTCAGGACCCGCTCCCGCTCGATCGTCCGCAGCACCTCGGCCGCGTCGAACTTGCGGACGTACGCGATCGTGCCGCCCATGCACCAGGCGATGAAGGTGCCCATCTGGGCGGCGCCGTGCATCAGGGGAGCCGCGGCCATCATGGTCATCTCACCCGCCGCGACGGCCGCCTCGATCACCTCGCCCGGGGTGGCGCGCGGCTCGCCGTAGGGGTTGCCGCCGCCGAAGGCGAAGAACAGGTCCTCGGTGCGCCACATCACGCCCTTGGGCATGCCGGTCGTACCGCCGGTGTAGATGATGTAGAGGTCGTCGCCCGACCGCTCGGGGAACCCGCGCGTCTCCGGCTGCCCGGCCAGCGCCTCCTCGTACGGCACCGCGCCCTCGACCTCGGACGGTCCCCCCACCGCGACCAGGTGTTCCAGGGCGGGGGCGTGCGGGGCCGTGGCCGCCACCCGGGCGTCGAACTCCACGTCGAACAGCAGGGCCACGATGTCGGAGTCGTTGTAGAGGTAGAGCAGCTCCGCCTCGACGTAGCGGTAGTTCACGTTGACCGGCACCGCCCGGATCTTGAGGGTGGCGAGCAGCCCGGCCACGTACTCGACGCCGTTGTACAGGTGGATCCCGACGTGCTGCCCGGGGCGCACGCCCCTGCTCTCCAGGAAGTGGGCGAGCCGGTTGGCGTGCGCGTCCAGCTCGGCGTAGGTCACGTGGCGGTCGCCGCAGACGACGGCCGTACGGTCCCCGATCGCGTCGGCGAGTCCTTCGAACAGATCCGCGTGGTTGAACTCCATTCGCACCCCTCCTGGGGGATCAGGGTTTGTCGCTGCCGACCATCCACATCGCGAAGAACTGCGCGCCTCCCCCGTACGCGTGCCCGAGGGCCCGCCTGGCGCCGTCCACCTGGTGTTCCCCCGCCATCCCCCTCACCTGGAGCGCCGCCTCGGCGAACCGGATCAGCCCCGAGGCTCCGATCGGGTTGCTCGACAGCACGCCGCCCGAGGCGTTCCACGGGATGTCGCCGTCCAGGGCGGTGGCCCCGGACTCGGTGAGCTTCCAGCCCTCCCCCTCGGCGGCGAAGCCGAGGTTCTCCAGCCACATCGGCTCGTACCAGGAGAAGGGCACGTACACCTCCGCCACGTCGATCTCCCGGCGCGGGTCGGTGATCCCGGCCTGCCGGTAGACGTCGGCCGCGCAGTCCTTGCCGCCCTGCGGGTTCACGGTGTCGCGGCCCGCGCGGAAGATCGGCTCGGAGCGCGTCGCCGCGCCGAGGACCCAGGCGGGGGTACTGCCGGTGAGCCTGTCCTCCGCGGCCAGGACCATCGCGCAGGCGCCGTCGGAGGACGGGCAGGTGTCGAGGTAGCGGATCGGCTCCCAGAGCATCGGGGTCGACTCGACCATCCTCTGGTCGATGCCGGGGATCCTCAGGTGGGCGTACGGGTTCCTCAGGGCGTTGCGCCGGTCCTTGACGGCCACGAGGTGGCCGATGTGCCCGGGGGCGCCGGAGCGGCGGATGTACTCGCGGATGTGCGGGGCGAAGTAGCCGCCCGCGCCGACGACCAGCGAGGCGCTGAACGGCAGGTGGGTGGAGAGCGCCCAGGTCGCGTTGGACTCCGACTGCTTCTCGAACGCCACCACCAGCACCCGGTCGTGCACGCCGCCCTGGATCAGCGAGGCGCCGACGAGCGCGGTGGACCCGCCGACCGAACCCGCGGTGTGGACCCGCATCATCGGCTTGCCCGCGGCGCCCAGCGCGTCGGCGAGGTAGGCCTCGGGCATCA
This region of Streptosporangium sp. NBC_01495 genomic DNA includes:
- a CDS encoding thiolase domain-containing protein — its product is MGNPCAVIGVGQTRYTTKRHDVSLAGLVREAALRALEDAGLTWKDIDAVVIGKAPDLFEGVMMPEAYLADALGAAGKPMMRVHTAGSVGGSTALVGASLIQGGVHDRVLVVAFEKQSESNATWALSTHLPFSASLVVGAGGYFAPHIREYIRRSGAPGHIGHLVAVKDRRNALRNPYAHLRIPGIDQRMVESTPMLWEPIRYLDTCPSSDGACAMVLAAEDRLTGSTPAWVLGAATRSEPIFRAGRDTVNPQGGKDCAADVYRQAGITDPRREIDVAEVYVPFSWYEPMWLENLGFAAEGEGWKLTESGATALDGDIPWNASGGVLSSNPIGASGLIRFAEAALQVRGMAGEHQVDGARRALGHAYGGGAQFFAMWMVGSDKP
- a CDS encoding acyl-CoA synthetase, with amino-acid sequence MEFNHADLFEGLADAIGDRTAVVCGDRHVTYAELDAHANRLAHFLESRGVRPGQHVGIHLYNGVEYVAGLLATLKIRAVPVNVNYRYVEAELLYLYNDSDIVALLFDVEFDARVAATAPHAPALEHLVAVGGPSEVEGAVPYEEALAGQPETRGFPERSGDDLYIIYTGGTTGMPKGVMWRTEDLFFAFGGGNPYGEPRATPGEVIEAAVAAGEMTMMAAAPLMHGAAQMGTFIAWCMGGTIAYVRKFDAAEVLRTIERERVLTLNITGDAMARPLADEIATGAYDLSSLFVLSSTGAILSGSVRERLEELLPGKMIVDSFGSTESGYTASAVPGSSPESGLRYQANPHAGLAVLNAALEPVKPGSDELGTVARSGRIASGYYKDEAKTTRTFVTDRDGVRWLLTGDMAKVEEDGTIAIFGRGSACINTGGEKVFPEEVEAVLKGHPAVFDAVVTGIPDERWGNRVAAVIEPRPGTAPTAGELAAHCRGRISGYKVPRTFAFVDEMVRSPAGKADYRWARRIAEAARTTGV